One Diceros bicornis minor isolate mBicDic1 chromosome 11, mDicBic1.mat.cur, whole genome shotgun sequence genomic region harbors:
- the LOC131411613 gene encoding DDRGK domain-containing protein 1-like gives MDFIFLIATAAGAITILAATAVAALMVVKSLSAFKDWTTKDAAAKKVGKKVSFKIETNKQEANEELGEEEEETHKELGEKEQETHEELGEKEQETQEELSKKEEETYEELGEKEQETREELNGKEPDSQTS, from the coding sequence ATGGATTTCATATTCCTCATAGCAACAGCAGCAGGAGCTATAACCATTCTTGCTGCTACTGCTGTTGCAGCACTGATGGTAGTAAAAAGTCTAAGTGCTTTTAAGGACTGGACAACTAAGGATGCTGCTGCTAAAAAAGTTGGTAAAAAAGTCTCTTTCAAGATAGAAACAAATAAACAGGAAGCAAACGAAGAATtgggtgaggaggaagaggaaacacaCAAAGAATTGGGTGAGAAGGAACAAGAAACACACGAGGAACTGGGCGAGAAGGAACAGGAAACACAGGAGGAGTTGagcaagaaggaagaggaaacatACGAAGAATTGGGCGAGAAGGAACAGGAAACTCGTGAAGAACTGAACGGGAAGGAACCGGACAGCCAAACTTCGTAA